Within the Calypte anna isolate BGI_N300 chromosome 28, bCalAnn1_v1.p, whole genome shotgun sequence genome, the region GGAGCAGCCACTGGACCCCACCAAATCTGTCTGGTTCTGCCTCAGCACTAAAATAATCTTGGGAGCCACACGAGGAAGGATGTTGGGTAAGTTCAGTAAAACTCTTTGGCTGTAAACTGCTGACCAGAGGGGTGGAGGTTGAATGAACAGCTTGGGTTTGTTACCTTCTACAGCTACAGGAATACTGGGAGAgtgggaagggcagagctggctcCAGCAGTCTCTAGGTCCTGGCATCCTGTTCATCCCCAAGCAGGGAATTTGCCAGGGGAAATGGCTGATTTCACTGGGGTGTGAGAATGCTCAgcccctggcagggctgtgggacGACACTGACTGGGAAAGCAGTTAGTTCAAGCTTgggaaaaacagcagaaagatgACAGGAGGTAAATGGGTGCaagaagcagagcaaagcaggacacagagctgggctgtgcaggggcaaagccaaagcagaggcaagcaggaggttttgggggtgcagggctgctctgggcttGCTGGGATGGCAGGGGAGTTCCCCTGTACCCCTGGGCACTGGTTAGACCAGAGCTTTGTTGGAAAGGTCAGATTCAAATGAAAGTTGTGATAGATATTTCATTGACCAAAGGAAATGCATCTCAGACTAATTAAATGCATGTCACTCAGCCAGTGCTATTGCTCGGGTTATTTTTCCTGCTCCACTGGTGAATACAACCAATTAAATCAATAGTATCTCTTtccttgcatttattttctctctacATCACATGtttgaaggagagaaaaaccaAGCTAACAAAACCAAGCtaattttggttttcaaatCCAATGGGCAAAAGGCTTGGAGTCCCTCCCTTtgggctgcagggctctggggagGTTTTTGGTGCCATAGATGGATGCTGCTCAGCATGTCCttgttctcctttctcctcttagTTAAAATCTCCACCTAAAGCCTTGTACTACCTGGCCTCCACTCTCCCTGTGTCATTTCTATCTACTGACCTTCAATTTAGGTTGGTGGGAGCCCATGGTGCCTCTCCCTGCGCAGGAGCTGCACACCCATCCTGTGACATGGACAACTTGAGAGCATCTCATGTCATTGTGGGTGCCATCACTTGTTCTGATGGAGCCAGTGCTCCCTACAGCCCTAAATCTGAGGTTTAGTAAGGCTGAGCCCTTAGGGATAATCTTTGCTGCCCATCTGAAGAGGGAGGTGGCCTTCCTTCAAAGGTCTTAAAAAGTGTCAGGAGGGACAACCTGAAAACTGATGGGGTTTCATCCTGTGAGCAGGTGTATGAAAAAGTCTTCCTGTTAGACCAGttctgtgctgctcagggtggTCTGGATTGATGCACAGCTCCTTTGCTTATCTGGGTAAATGCTGTGCTGATGAATGAGGCCAGAACTACTTACCAAAATCAATCAAGACTTCGGTTAATTAGGGCAGTCAGGGCCAGGTcagttttctccctctttcccccagcCTTGTGGAAGAGGGGCACAAaggtcagaaggaaaaaaaaaatagtctcaGATCTCAGTCCTTAGAGTACTCCAGTAGTTTACACTTCATCAATAAACAGGAGTAACAAGGAGATGCCTTGTGGAATGGGTAAACAGGGAATCTTGGATGTGCCCCCATTCTCCAAGCACCTCTGTTCCCTACCTATGAAATGGTGATTTCTTCTCCACACCCCCCCTGCTTTCTCTGTCAGGAGGCTCTGGTTTCATTCACATAGAAATAAGGTGCATCAGACACTCTCTCACACATTCctgctcctcttcttccctccttgTCCAAGGCAGCCCAGTGCTGGCAATGGGGCTGGCTGCCATCTGAGGGCTGGGAGGGCAGTATAACATTCCTGCAGGCAGGAGTAgggagagcaggcagagcacaCAACAGTCTTCCCAGAGGTAAagttgctgcttctcctcttcaGAACCTTTCCAAAGCTTGTTTCACCCTCCTTGGATGGCTCTCAGTTCCTTCCTCCTGACCTTCAGCCTTCTCTGCAGAGCCATTCACACCCCTGAGTCCTGTGTGAGAAAAAGCCACTTGGCTGAGTCAGGAGAagacaatattttatcttttttctttaggatCACTCATACTCAGACTGCTATTGGTTCCTTGGGCAAGAGATGCTACTGTGAGGGCTGCTTCCCATCACCTGTGATCCATTGTGTTCCCTTCTTCCCAGTGCTACCGTGGCAGGTGGGAACTGGGACTGGGGAGATGTTTTAACCCTGTTGAGATATCATTTCTTAAATTTCTGGAGTATCATCTCTTCTGAGAGGGAAGAgatttttgaagaaagaaatggttttggttCAGGGAAGGAGGCTTGTATCTGATCATGCCTCATGTCTTGGAGAGATGTGGAATCAATCTCTGTGATGAAGCGAGGGAGCAGGTAGCTTGAAGCCTCTGAGACTTTGCAGTCTGCTCAGGTCTTGGTGCAGGTGCAATGAGAAGAGCTGgatctttcttttccaagtcTATTTGAAAGGGAAATGTACCAAAGAGCAGAATTGGACTGCCACAAAGAGAAGGGGTCACcacttgtgaaaaaaacacaaaaggaacaccacagcagagctggatcTTGCTCCTTGCTGCCTCAGCATGGCACTGCCATGTATTTCCACTGGAGAAATGTGTTTGTGTCCTTAGGATGGGcttctctgctggctgctcaGGCCCAGCATCACCAGCTGGAAGCAGTTATGTGCAGGATCCAAGGCTGCACGGGAGCCCTGAGCTGCTGTAGCAGAAGCAGATTTGGCAAATCAAGCTACTTTGATTTTCAAAGCATTGATCCCATTTCCTTGTATGCTTAAGTAGCTTCAATCCATCTTATTGCATTACAGGAACTGTTGATTATTCTACTGTAGTGACTACTCACTAGCCATCCTCTGCAGGTTTCCCTGGGAAGCTGGATTCCTGGCTTAGCTGGACCAGCTAAGGTCACAGGGTGATGCACAGCTTGCAGGGAAAAGCTCCTGCCCTGCCATGGTTTGGAGGTAGGAAGGATGGCCCAAGGAAGGAGAATTTCCATGTGTATCACAGCCTTCAGGCAGCAGAGACTCCTGTGGGCAGGTACAGTCTGTCCTTCATCTCCATCCCAGATGGATTTTGGAGATGAAAGGTaaagctctctgctgctgtaatGCTCTTGACATCAATTGGGTAGTGCCACAGGGAAGTTGGCTCTCTCCTTTTAATTACAGTAGGTATTAAACTTGTCTTCAAGGTTGAAATTCCTACCTTGGGCCCATGTGGGATCTCTAGATCACACAAATCTCACTTCAGCTCCTCAAAATAGTTCTTTAAATAGTGCTGTTGAGGCTTAGCACTGCCTCTCTGCATGGGGAAAATGTCTCCACTGGAGGGCTGCCCATGGGGGTAATCAGGACACCCTAATTGCTCCTGGTGATCTATAGCATTGACTTTCTGGTGGTGAAGTCAATAGTTCCCAGTGCTGGATCGTCAGCTGCTTCCCTCTGGGTCACAGTCTGGTGACTCTCCCAAGCAATAGACTGAACCATGTTTGTGCAGAAAAAGCCTGCAATAAAATGTGCAAGAAACTGCAAAGAAGCCCTTGATAAATGAGATCTGTAACTCATTCTGGGAGGCTGTGCTGGAACCTGGTTATTTCTTAATAGagtgtgtgcagcagagcttgGTTTatggggcaggagaggaggaggggggctCCTGGCAGCTCATTTAAGCAGAAGCTTTGAGTGCTCTCCCATGACCAAGAGATTGCTGGAGGTTCACTCCATGGGGGTTCAACTGATGCTTCCAGCCAGTGCTGGTCCTCTGGGCAAAATTCTTGGGTCCATGTTGGGTCATCCGTGGTTCTTCCCATATTAGGGTTTTCTGATGGCTTTGCCCCCCTTCTCCAAACTCTTCCTGGTGGGACCCACCTTCcttggttaatttttttcagcacagtagTTGTCTAAGATAATTCTAGTTATCCCTTTTCTGGCATGAGTTTGAATCAGataccttttcctttctgcttgagCTCTGGGATGTAGAGAAATCAAGTTCCTTTCCCAGGAGCTGCTATCTTCTCAGATCTTGACTTCTCTGTGTGGTTTGATGACAATTAAATTCCCTGCCATCCTAGCACCTGCAGAGAAGCCAGGAATCCTCCTGGAAGATTTGCTACTACTATCACCCAGCATGGCTTTTTCCAGACCTCCTTTACCTGCATTTCACTTGATTCCTTTGCTGATTCTCACCCAAAAACTGCAGGACTGTCAAATGGggacagctctgtccccaggctgctgtAGAGCACTCAGCCAccacctctgcccagcaggACCCAGCCCCCttgctctcttcttccctcccagcTATTGtctgctgtgatttattttatagTGCTACTTCCAGAGGAGTTAATAACCCTCATTCAGGCTCCTAGAGCTGAGTGTCCCAGCCTGACAATGAGCTGACCTGCAATGGTAGGAGTGGCGTGGACACTGGTAGAGGGTTGGTGGATCTGAAAGCTCCAGGGCTGGAGGTCAGGTTGGCTTTGGCCCACACTTCAGCTCTCCAGTGTGCCGGGCTTTGATAACACTAAATAGAGTGAAGAGCTGCTCTCTTACCCAGATTCTGTTCCcttttttcccacttctttttaaattaaggcaATGCGGTGTTGGAAAGAAAAGATCTATTTTTCTACTGACCCATTTTGGTAAAAATTCAGCCCATCTAGAGCATGTGCTGCTTttgaagatggaaagaaattCACAGATATTAAGGGCACTGTGATCAGCTCATCTCACCTCATGCATAATACACAACAGAGAATTCCCCCTGGGATTCTCCTCTTGAGCCAAGCAGTCTGCAGCTGGATGACACCAGGGCTTTTTTGTGTGATTATCCAGAGCTATCTCCAGGTCAGGCTCCAGGCTCTCATTCAATCCCTTCTCCATCAGGAGGATGGGAGACACTTGCTGGGGGAAAGAGCAGCCTGGTTTGGGCCCACTGTGCCATCAGCATGCTGAAAATTCAGGCTCTTCCCCCTGCTCCTGGAGTGTTTGCAGCATCTCTGATTTCTCAGAGCTTGGCTGAGAATGAGAGCAGTGAGAGGGGGCTGAGACAGGAGCTGGGAGTGCTTCCCACATCTTGCCTGGGGGTCCCCAGCATGGACTGGGGACCCAAGGAAGTCTTTAGGTCTGTTCTAGATGTTCAGCAGTGGATGAAGAAGacatttctgcagctcagctctgtctcTTACCAGGTTGCTGCCTGGAGAGCTACCTCCAGAAAGCAATTATAGGCACCTAAGTGAACCTCCTGCTGCTAATcaccatctgaagaacctgacTCCTTCCTCAGATGGAGACAACTGTCTTTGCCTTCCCAGGCACCCTGAGGGGCCTTGTTCTGCAATGGAAGTTAATTTTGATTCCCAAGAGGCTGCAAGTCCTGTAGAGGACGGGAGTTTTCCTGTGAGTtggcttaaaaataatttttccccatttgttCCACAAATGAAGTGAAACATCTCAGTCTGAGGACTTGCAGAAAGACTTGTTTCCATCAAATCCTTGGAAAAGCTGTCATGTTTCGTGCTTCATTCATTGGTTTCAAACTTCTCTGccaaaaaaagaattctgaaacTGCAGTTTCCTTTCATCCTCCTACCCGTAGCTCTCTGGGtttccctggggcaggagggataGATTCAGGTCCACCTTGTTGAGGGCAGTCACACATATTTGTGTATCTTTTCCCAACCTTTTCTAGGACAAAAGCAACACAAATATCTTACAGATACCTGAGTGCTCGTGGTGCACTAATCCAGGTGCCTGGGCACTCTTCAGAAATCACTGAGACTTCTGGGCTGCAGAGACCGTGCTTTTCAGCCCTGCAGCATGATGTTTTCAGAcaactttttttctaaactcCTGCCCTTTTGAGTCTTAACATCACCATTCAAAAGGGAACTACTCCAAGGCACTGGTCTTATTCACTGGCTGTACTTGTGTCATCCTGTTCCATGGTTCTCCAAGTGATCTGATGACAGCCCCCTGCTTGGATACTGCCCAGAAGAAACTGGATGCTTTATGTACAGAAGAGCTTTAGATTTGGGAGTTCAGCCTTTGTATAGCTGTGCAGGTTTGATGTCTTGGCCACAGTATGTTAAAGCTCTTTCCTTCCTTAATTTTTTGGCAATTATTAAAGAGGCTTTCTACCTTGCTTTCAGATGAGATTAAAAGCTAGTAGTGGTATTGTGAGGGTTTCCAGGTCTGTATCTTCATATGCAGTTTGGGACTTGGCTGGCAGCCCCATCCATGGGGGGGCTTGGAGCCACCTGTGCCAGCCCAGGGAATGAGACCTgatggctgctcctgctctcgCTGTGTGGAACCCTGCTCTACCTGGTGTAGCTAGGGAAGAGATGGAGGGCTGTTTGCATCATGTTAGTACATAAATCCAACTCCCTTTAAGGTGCTTAGACACATTTGGATAATGACCTGGAACAAGCAGGTTACATGTACCTGTCACCAGCCTGCAAGATCGCCAGCCAGGAGGCAAAAGCAGCCAATTACACCACGTTCACAACCATTTCATTcttggatttctttcttttcttttttttttttttccccagctctaCAAAGCAAAACCTGCTGTAAAGACCTCTACCTCCTGCTGGCATCCCCTCCTGTCTGAGGAGATAGAGTTGAAAATGCCCTTGATATTTCCAGTGCCTTTGTGGCTGCTGGTGTAGCTGGAGGCTGGGCTGCCCTCTGCAGTGGAGTCACCCAATGGGGAGggactgtagtgaaatgaggcaaccaggtgccactaattaccaggtagtgggcatgagcttgtgttaagcccacctgtgcctgattagggcgggccccaactgcacatgagcaggattagggggccaataaaaggtgaggcttgaatcatagaatcatagaattggctgggttggaagggacctcagagatcatcaagtccaacccttgatccactccccccgtggttcccagcccatggcactcagtgccacatccaggctctttggaaatatctccagacacggagaatccactacttccctgggcagcccattccaatgcctgatcaccctctccagaaagaaattctttctaatctccaacctaaacttcccctggaaCAACTTAAAACCATGCTGACAGAGccaaggaggaagcaggagactCAAGGCTACACCAGAGGGGAAGCAAAGGTCCTGAACTGTGTTACCCCAtgtttcccccccttccccaagcACACTCTCCCTGCTTGCTTTTGCACATGCTGCTGAGCCTCAGCACCCCAAGGGGGATCCTTTCCTCCCCACATCAACATTCAGCATTTTCCCCTCAcctcattcctgagcaagccagagGAGAGGTTAGTCAATTCTGGGGCAGTAGTACCgagccaggctgaccagtcctgagggcaacagactcagagcactctttgtgcacttctgctggaacaccgGTTGGATCTCGGAGcaccgtgccctaagagaggtttgtcttgcaacaggGGACAGGTGGTGGCAGTGCAGGGGGTGatgaggaggtgctgggggctTGTGGGCTCTGTTTTTACTGCTGATGAGGGGGAATTGTTCATGCCTTAGTACCCCCAAAttcctctccccccctccctttctctgtACTTGTCAGGCTGGGGACTGGCTCCTGCTGACTGCCACACATGGGGACAGTTGTCACCTGGGGTTTCTGGATGTTTGCCTTAGGTGACATGGCACTCAGTGTATTCCTGTGTGCCTGTTTCTCCATGAATGTGTATTTTGGGGGAGGGAATTGAAGAACAACCTTAGCAAAGAGAAACCAGCTCCCACACCAGTTGTTCATAaatccctgcctccctcctccttttgcTTCTCCCCTGCCACTCTGGCTCAAGGAGTTTTTGGTATTTCCAGGcaatattgtctttttttttttttttttttttttttttttttttttattgtgggGAACAGGGGAGGGGAACAACAACTGCAGGGCTAATTTGCTCCAGGGAGAGCAGGAACTACTGAAGGAAAATGCAGAGGAGGTTCTCCTTGGTTTGATGGTAACTTCTCCTGGTCACAGCTCTAATGGTGCTTCAAAGTCTTCTTCCACTGTGCTTGCATtatctttctcctctttctcctcttcaatGTGTTCATCTTCATGCCCTCCACTGAATGTGACATCTTCATCAGCCTGTTGCTCCTCATCCTGATCCTCAccagcctgctctgctgggatgtCACCTTGCACACAGGAGCTCACTGCCTGCTTGCAGAAGGGACATGTCTTCTTGTTGGGCTGGGTGTGGAACCAGGTGTCAATGCAGGCACTGTGGTAAGCATGGGAGCAGGACAGGATCTTCAGGCTGTCCCCTTCCTTGTAGTCTGTCATGCAGATCACACAGCTCTCATATTTGTCTCCCAGCTTGTAAGTGTGCAGCTTTATCTGGCTCCTCTTCTTGTAGTAGCCCAAGACCGCCACAACTGAGAAAGTGGCAACGATGATGCAGAATATGCTTCTGAAATCCTGCAAGATGAAAGTTTCCTGGAGCATTTTGGCATCCTCTAGGCAGGGCTGCCAATAGTGTTTGGGTGGCAGAAGGCTGATGTAGGCCCCTTTGTCATGATGGGAAGTCCTTTGCAAGTGGAGGGAGACCGATTGCCCGGTAAAGAGTGATGGGATCTTAATCagctgttggatttttttgtcatCAGCCCTCATGGTAGTCAAGTGCTCAGAATTCACGTTGTAGACAACAGCAGTGTGGTACCCAGCCTGCTGGGCATGAAGGACCTTCTCAACAAATGGGCAGTCACACCCCTGTATGAGGGCAATATACGTCTCGGAGGGATCTCGTGGTGTTGGAGGATTCTGGATTGCGTGGCAAGCGTTTGGTGGGATCACCCTCATCATGTACCCCCTCAGCCCTTCTGCTGGGAGTTGTGGCCCAAAGCAGGAGGGCAGAGCTTCATAAGCAACACACCTGGAGCTTTCATTGTAAGCCACATAACCAAAGGCTTCTGCAAAAGCCACCTGGTAGGAAGCAACAGCAACTAGAAAAAGAAGTTGTAGATGCAGATTCATGCTGAATGCGGTTGGGTGACTGAGTAGGGATTCCCAGGCTTGGAATCCAAAGGAAAAGTGTCAGAGATGGTCACAGAGGATGAAATTCACCTGGATTTTATCACCATGACACGACTTGGAGCCAGAGCAGCATGGAGATCAAAACTGGCTTCTGCCCCAGTGGTTTCTGCAAGCTGTCTGTAGGTTTGGAGGTTCTCAGGATAGAACCAATCTCTCTTGTTGTTTCCAGCTGCTAAGCAACACCCTGACACCATCTCTGCAGATCTGTGACATCACCCAGAGActccttcccagggctgggtCACGTAACATCACTGCCAACATGCTGCTTAaacttctctccttcctttttggTCTGCTCCATGCACGGAGCTCTGAGCTTCATCTCCCTCTGGGGACTGCTGGGTGGTGGTTTCATGTTGCTGATGCAAATAAATGAGGCTCCTCCCCAGCTGTGTGCCCACTGCAGACTGGGATGCTTCATGCTGGTGGTTAAAGCAGTTCCTAGAAAATGTGGCAGGGTGAGAATGTGCCATTAGCCCCCGTCCACTGCTGGGGGTGTGTGGCAGCTCAGGTTGGACTGGTGAACATGCACCTTTTTTGTGATCTTTGAACTGATACCAAATCAGATCAATTCTTCACAGTGGAAAGAAGTCATTTCTGTCATTTGGGAGAAGTCAATCAGAAGCTGTCAGTGGAAACTGAAGTCTCTGTTTGCCTGTGTGGCCTTGCACTGCTGGGACCCAAACTCCTGAGTGGGCAGATCTGCCTTCAAGACCCTGAAGTGCACCTCTGGATACACAGAAGGGATTCACAGACttgtgctggggctgagccagTGGGCCACTTGTCCTCCCACAGGGAGGGAGTGGTGTGTGAGCTTGGGGGGGCCACCATCACATTTTGTATTGGGGCTTCTCACCTTCCTCTAAAGCCTCAGCTGCTGGAatgggctgaaaaaaaaaattcatcttctAGCTATACACACTGACTTAAAAATTCTGATTATGgagtaaaagctgaaaaaaaaagagtggaaaCCATAAGGCACAAGTGTTGTTCCTTCCTCCCAGAGTGTTTAACAGCAGAAGTTCCCATCTTTCAGGCAATTCCCATCTCGTATGGTGACTACTCAGTGCCCAGAGGAATGCCAGCCCCATGGAAAGGCAGTAGCTCTCCTTGTTGTCAGAACAAACTAGATCTGAATATGCAGTGAACCCAGTGAATTCCAGGTCAGTCTGGAATCACAAATCCCTGAAAACCTGTACCTTTTAACAAACAGCCCTTTTTGTTTAATGATCCACTTGAGAGTAGCCCTGTGGTTTCCAGTGCAGTTGTATTGGACCTGTAGTTAAAAAAATCACTCGTGTACTAGGCAACTGATTTGTTACTGGTCCCCTTGGGCTCTGCTTGAGACAGATTTCACTGGGAAAAGAGCTATGGAAAATGTCAGCAGacattgtgtgtgtgtgtgtgtgtgtgtgtgcaccagAGACTCCCAGCAGCTGTGATTTCAAATcgattttattttcccctcatcTAAAGAGTTTTTCACTTGCAGGGAGACATTTTGATgcatacaaaaacaaaacaaggaagagGTTtggggaggtggaggagaagCCAAATGCTTTCTAGTGGAATGAGAGTGGAAAATGGAGGCATGGTTGGAGAGCACATTTCTGGCTTGATCTTATGCTTTGTATGAAGTGTACTTAAAAATCTTCACCTCTTTACTTGCACTCAATGCTCTGTTTCTGCTTCCAGCTCAAAGCTTTATCTACTGCCAGTGACCTTCTGCTTGTGTAAGGGGTTGGTCTGTCTTTGGGGCTGGACAAGGAGCCATGTGCCTATATGTGCCATGGCAGATGTGGGACCAAGGAATGGTTTATTCCATGTGCTGTTGTCTCCTGCCTGCTCCAACAACCACTTCTTATATCCCAGAATCTGCAAGGTGTCTTAGTTTATCTAAAGCCCTtggttaaaaagagaaaagtagaaGTCAGGTGTTTGCAGTCTCCAACTTTCATATCAGGAGCTTGTAGCAGTAACCCAGAGGACTGTGGGCAAAAGGACAAATCCTCTTCAAGAGAGGTTGGTGTGAGGGCAATGGTGGTGTacagaggaggctctggggagtgagaaaagagaaaaaaacaaattatggGTGGAAAGGTATCCATCTCCCAGCCACAGGCACTGTGAGCTAGGAGCCCTTAGCCTCCTCTGAAATCCCTGAATGcttctgcagcaggaaggagaggagggctGAAGAAGGACTTGGGCCAAGGTGGTCTTCACTCAAAGAGCCAAAGTGGTACCCTGCCCATTCTGGTTCTTTCTGTTCCTCCCACTTGCTTTCTGCCTCCTCCATCATCAAGATCCTGGAGgctttggctgctgctggctgaggttCAGCCAAGCATCCCACCAGGGTGTGGGGCTGTGCCAGTCTGGCTCCATCCCCATGCTGCATTCAGCAGAGCCTGCACTAtactctccctctcctcctgttcTGTCCCTGCTATTTTCATGTGTTAAATACATTGCAGATGCTCCTGGACATATTCTTGACCCATTTTCTCTGGAGTCCCTGCAATCTACTTTGTAGGAATAATtgcaatttatttaaatgtcaaCAAGCCACACACAGGAGACAGCAGTTGTGTGCAAGAGCAGAGCAATTACAGGGAATGGGTCCCATTTTACCACTTTAACAAAGATCCAAGctcaaagacaggaaaagacCATTTACCTCTATTAACCAATCACTTACCCCACCACTCCCAAAGCCTCTGTGTTCCTTTATGCCACTTCTTTGGGTCTACCACTTagtgcaggagctgggataTAAAACCAGCACCTCCTTTTGCCTGTCCTTCAGAGAAGTGTCTGCTCAATCCAGAGAAATTTATTGCTATTTTAGACCCACATAACTGCCAGCAAAATCTAACCCTGATCCTGCCTGAACAGCTTAAACTGTAACAGAGATGCAGAGGAGACTGATGTTAGAGTTGTAATGACTTATGTGGACAAAACACACATTACAGGCTCCAGACTAGAATTGATTTAACTCAGGGAATAAATctagatggttttttttttccctctgaggttTTTGAAGCCTAAAAAAAGCAGCCTGGCACTGGGATGATATTTGCACATCATCAGACCTCTTGTCCTTTATTTGCATCAGTTTGGCATCTTGGGTCTGTGTGCAGTGGCCTTGCACAGACACACaacagcctctccctgccctccacATCCAAAAAACAGGAGTAGAAAAAGCCAACAGGAGGTTACCTGCTTTGCTCAAGTCCTCTGGGCAGATATTCCTGGTCCTAGCTGGGTCCCCTTCTTATCAGAgcatgctgctgctttggggtCAGGCTGTGGGATCAGTAAGGCCCAGGCTCCAGGAGATGAAATACTAACTTGCTGTGGAGGAAGAGCTGGGGCCACCTAGTGACCTTCCAGTGAAAACCTTTGTGCCTCCAGTGCTCCCAGTTGCTCTTAAAAGAAAGTTATGTGGGACACActtctctccctcctgctgACAGAGCaagtccctggctctgcagtaAGCCAGCTGGAAGGCAGACCTGCACCTTTccattaatgatttttttttcttttctttt harbors:
- the LOC103534959 gene encoding E3 ubiquitin-protein ligase RNF13-like; translated protein: MNLHLQLLFLVAVASYQVAFAEAFGYVAYNESSRCVAYEALPSCFGPQLPAEGLRGYMMRVIPPNACHAIQNPPTPRDPSETYIALIQGCDCPFVEKVLHAQQAGYHTAVVYNVNSEHLTTMRADDKKIQQLIKIPSLFTGQSVSLHLQRTSHHDKGAYISLLPPKHYWQPCLEDAKMLQETFILQDFRSIFCIIVATFSVVAVLGYYKKRSQIKLHTYKLGDKYESCVICMTDYKEGDSLKILSCSHAYHSACIDTWFHTQPNKKTCPFCKQAVSSCVQGDIPAEQAGEDQDEEQQADEDVTFSGGHEDEHIEEEKEEKDNASTVEEDFEAPLEL